The following proteins are co-located in the Methanophagales archaeon genome:
- a CDS encoding ABC transporter ATP-binding protein produces MKVVELIEVTKVYELPRGSIKALDNVTVSIEAGEFISVMGPSGSGKTTLLNIIGCLDTPTRGRVVIGGENINGLGDDQLTRLRRDKIGFVFQQFNLIPTLTALENIEYPLILKGLDGHEKKAKELLVSVGIDLRLGENKPNELSGGEQQRVAIARALANDPDIILADEPTGNLDSKTSKDIMALLKDTNERGKTIIVVTHDPQVASYTSRTFRLVDGRVI; encoded by the coding sequence ATGAAAGTAGTGGAGCTTATAGAGGTAACAAAAGTTTATGAACTTCCACGTGGGAGCATCAAAGCGCTTGATAACGTTACTGTGAGCATAGAAGCCGGTGAGTTTATCTCTGTCATGGGGCCCTCAGGCTCCGGAAAGACAACTTTGCTTAACATCATCGGCTGTCTGGATACGCCAACCCGAGGGAGGGTTGTTATTGGTGGTGAAAATATCAATGGACTGGGGGATGACCAATTAACGAGGCTAAGGCGCGATAAAATCGGATTCGTGTTTCAGCAATTTAACCTTATCCCCACGTTAACTGCACTGGAGAACATAGAGTATCCACTGATACTGAAGGGCTTGGACGGGCATGAGAAAAAGGCTAAAGAGCTTCTTGTGTCTGTTGGAATTGACCTTCGTTTAGGTGAGAACAAGCCAAACGAACTTTCAGGTGGCGAACAGCAGCGCGTTGCAATCGCTCGTGCACTGGCAAATGATCCTGATATAATACTCGCAGATGAGCCCACAGGCAATTTGGACTCGAAGACGAGCAAAGATATTATGGCACTCCTGAAAGATACGAACGAGCGAGGAAAGACAATTATCGTGGTGACACACGACCCACAGGTTGCTTCGTATACGAGCAGGACCTTCAGGCTTGTGGACGGGAGAGTAATATAA